The following are encoded in a window of Thermodesulfobacterium geofontis OPF15 genomic DNA:
- a CDS encoding FumA C-terminus/TtdB family hydratase beta subunit — protein MKLSYYPEFVKKAHKLIFPLEKREILEPLKAGDFLLISGWLLCARDFTHKKIISAIKEGSFSFDFTNQAIYYVGPTKAPPGKVIGSAGPTTSKRMDPYMEFFLKLGISATIGKGKRSPEVKELLKKYKAVYLATFGGAGAFLNSFIKKVETIAFEELGPEAFFRIKVENFPAIVINSIYGDDFYEKVLSYE, from the coding sequence ATGAAGCTTTCTTATTATCCTGAGTTTGTAAAAAAAGCTCATAAACTTATCTTTCCCCTTGAAAAAAGGGAAATTTTAGAGCCTTTAAAAGCAGGAGATTTTCTTTTAATTTCAGGCTGGCTTCTTTGTGCAAGAGATTTTACCCATAAAAAAATTATTTCTGCTATAAAAGAGGGCTCTTTCTCTTTTGATTTTACCAATCAGGCAATTTATTATGTTGGTCCAACTAAAGCTCCCCCAGGTAAAGTTATAGGCTCAGCTGGTCCCACAACCTCAAAAAGAATGGACCCCTATATGGAATTTTTCTTAAAGCTTGGAATCTCTGCAACCATAGGAAAGGGAAAAAGATCCCCTGAAGTAAAAGAACTCTTAAAAAAATATAAAGCAGTTTATCTTGCAACCTTTGGAGGAGCAGGAGCTTTTTTAAACTCCTTCATAAAAAAAGTAGAAACCATAGCCTTTGAAGAACTTGGTCCAGAAGCCTTTTTTAGAATAAAGGTTGAAAACTTTCCTGCAATAGTTATAAATTCAATTTATGGAGATGATTTTTACGAAAAAGTTTTAAGTTATGAATAA
- a CDS encoding UPF0280 family protein: MNKYSHIPFYRTISSTSLKTFRVVYKETDLFVLAEKDLTLETLSLVRSIRLPLEAYILKNPLFLKSLEPLPYDPKASEIVRTMLKAGMVAQVGPMASVAGAIAEKVGRALLEKGLTSQVAVENGGDIFLALKKDARVLLFAGDSPFSGKIALLIKKELMPCGVCTSSAKIGHSLSFGNADALTVIHKDTAIADALATAFGNLLKTPEDFKKILNKAKKLNGLFGVVAVLKDKIFLFGEKIRLEPFSTYEKK, encoded by the coding sequence ATGAATAAGTATTCTCATATTCCTTTTTATCGCACCATTTCTTCAACCTCTTTAAAAACTTTTAGAGTAGTTTATAAGGAGACGGACCTTTTTGTTCTTGCAGAAAAAGACTTAACCTTAGAAACCTTATCCCTTGTAAGGAGTATAAGGCTTCCCCTTGAGGCATACATATTAAAAAACCCTCTCTTTTTAAAAAGTCTTGAGCCCCTTCCTTATGATCCTAAAGCCTCTGAAATAGTAAGAACCATGCTTAAAGCAGGAATGGTTGCTCAAGTTGGTCCCATGGCTTCTGTTGCTGGAGCAATTGCAGAAAAGGTTGGAAGAGCCCTTCTTGAAAAAGGCTTAACCTCTCAGGTTGCAGTTGAAAACGGAGGAGATATCTTTTTAGCCTTAAAAAAAGATGCCAGGGTTTTACTTTTTGCAGGAGATTCTCCTTTTTCAGGAAAAATTGCCCTTCTCATAAAAAAAGAGCTTATGCCTTGTGGAGTTTGCACCTCTTCCGCCAAAATTGGACATAGCCTTAGTTTTGGAAATGCAGATGCCCTAACAGTTATTCATAAAGACACAGCTATTGCTGATGCCCTTGCAACAGCCTTTGGAAACCTTTTAAAAACTCCTGAAGACTTTAAAAAAATCCTAAATAAAGCAAAAAAACTAAATGGTCTTTTTGGGGTAGTTGCTGTTCTTAAAGATAAAATCTTTCTTTTTGGTGAAAAAATTCGCCTTGAGCCTTTTAGCACCTATGAAAAAAAATAA
- a CDS encoding RrF2 family transcriptional regulator: MFKLSTKGRYAVRAMYEIAKAYPNGVTLDQISDYQEISRVYLAQILNRLRQARLIKSSRGPGGGYVLRRLPEEISLYDILEPLEGPVCIASCIDPTEGCEKIEDCMVYPIWKKVAQYIECLLKQVKLSDLLKIETEKDKKKFVDQLTATCL, translated from the coding sequence ATGTTTAAATTATCTACCAAAGGAAGATATGCAGTAAGAGCAATGTATGAAATAGCAAAAGCCTATCCCAATGGAGTTACCTTAGATCAAATTTCTGATTATCAAGAGATTTCCCGAGTGTATCTTGCTCAGATACTTAATCGCTTAAGGCAAGCTCGTTTAATTAAATCCTCTCGAGGTCCAGGTGGTGGATATGTTTTAAGAAGGCTTCCAGAAGAGATCTCCCTTTATGACATCCTTGAGCCCCTTGAAGGTCCTGTTTGCATTGCCTCTTGTATTGACCCAACTGAAGGCTGTGAAAAAATAGAAGATTGTATGGTCTATCCCATCTGGAAAAAGGTAGCTCAGTATATTGAATGCCTTCTAAAACAGGTTAAACTTTCAGATCTTCTAAAAATAGAAACCGAAAAGGATAAAAAGAAATTTGTTGACCAATTAACTGCAACCTGCCTCTAA
- the serS gene encoding serine--tRNA ligase, translated as MLDIKIIREKPEWVKERLRTRGEDYPIDEILELDKKRRELIQRVENLRHIRREESERIGKLKKEGKEEEAKALSEKVKALSEELKGLEEELKKVEEELEFKMSLIPNIPHESVPFGVSAEDNVVVKRWGDIPKFDFEPKPHWEIGEALGILDFERAGKITGSRFVVYWNEGALLERALINFMLDLHLKKHGYKEVLPPFIVNDRALFGTGQLPKFKVDLFKIEEWDYYLVPTAEVPVTNLHQNEILPEEVLPLYYVAYTPCFRSEAGSYGKDVRGIIRQHQFNKVELVKFTTPETSYEELESLLLDAEEVLQLLELPYRVVVLCTGDLGFAAAKTYDIEVWAPGQNRFIEISSCSNFEDFQARRANIRYRPKGGGKPRFVHTLNGSGLAVGRTVMAILENYQQEDGSVVIPKVLRPYMGGLEVIKRKK; from the coding sequence ATGCTTGATATAAAAATTATAAGAGAAAAGCCTGAATGGGTTAAAGAAAGACTTAGAACAAGAGGGGAAGATTATCCTATAGATGAGATATTAGAGCTTGATAAGAAAAGAAGAGAACTTATACAGAGGGTAGAAAATTTAAGGCATATAAGAAGAGAAGAGTCTGAAAGAATTGGGAAACTTAAGAAAGAAGGAAAGGAAGAGGAAGCAAAGGCTCTTTCTGAAAAGGTAAAGGCTCTTTCTGAAGAGCTTAAAGGTTTAGAAGAGGAGCTTAAAAAGGTTGAAGAAGAGCTTGAATTTAAAATGAGCTTAATTCCTAATATACCTCATGAGAGTGTTCCTTTTGGAGTTTCTGCAGAGGATAATGTGGTGGTAAAGAGATGGGGAGATATTCCTAAGTTTGATTTTGAGCCAAAACCTCATTGGGAAATTGGGGAAGCTCTTGGGATACTTGATTTTGAAAGAGCCGGAAAGATTACAGGAAGTAGATTTGTAGTTTATTGGAATGAAGGGGCTTTACTTGAAAGGGCTTTAATAAATTTTATGCTTGATCTTCATTTGAAAAAACACGGATATAAAGAGGTGCTTCCTCCTTTTATAGTTAATGACAGGGCTCTTTTTGGGACAGGACAGCTTCCAAAGTTTAAGGTAGATCTTTTTAAGATTGAAGAATGGGATTATTATCTTGTTCCTACTGCCGAAGTTCCGGTAACTAATCTTCATCAAAATGAGATTTTGCCTGAGGAGGTTTTGCCTCTTTATTACGTAGCTTATACTCCTTGTTTTAGGTCTGAAGCAGGTTCTTATGGAAAGGATGTTAGAGGAATTATAAGACAGCATCAGTTTAATAAGGTTGAGTTGGTAAAATTTACTACTCCTGAAACTTCTTATGAGGAATTAGAGAGCCTTCTTCTTGATGCAGAGGAGGTTTTGCAATTGCTTGAACTTCCTTATAGAGTGGTTGTTCTTTGCACAGGGGATCTTGGATTTGCAGCAGCTAAAACCTATGATATAGAAGTTTGGGCACCTGGACAAAATCGCTTTATTGAAATTTCTTCTTGTTCAAATTTTGAGGATTTTCAAGCAAGAAGGGCAAATATAAGATATAGACCAAAAGGAGGAGGAAAGCCAAGATTTGTACATACCCTTAATGGTTCTGGACTTGCTGTGGGAAGAACTGTTATGGCAATTTTAGAAAATTATCAGCAAGAAGATGGCTCAGTTGTTATTCCCAAGGTTCTTCGCCCTTATATGGGAGGTCTTGAAGTTATTAAAAGGAAAAAATAA